A DNA window from Microcystis aeruginosa NIES-843 contains the following coding sequences:
- a CDS encoding HAS-barrel domain-containing protein, whose product MRPPLPQLATDNRHPDHIAEVIETTTTEFLAQCLEPEELNFPFMPAFGSWVKAYDEETGNKIFGIVTFATTAPIDSVHRARALGLSLAELREQQPQIFAMLKTEFRATIVGFETLPGQFNGNGSGRGYIYQYIPPRPPQIHQAVYQCESLEVVYFSEQLDFLRILLQVKNTPVEALAAASIRQMYQLRQADRQWLVNVGRQLSVLLKDDYDRLRYILSQIHISP is encoded by the coding sequence ATGCGTCCACCCTTACCGCAATTGGCCACGGATAACCGCCATCCCGATCATATCGCCGAAGTTATCGAGACGACGACGACCGAGTTCTTAGCGCAATGTTTGGAACCAGAGGAGTTAAATTTTCCTTTTATGCCTGCTTTTGGTAGTTGGGTAAAAGCCTACGATGAAGAAACGGGTAATAAGATTTTTGGGATTGTCACCTTTGCCACCACTGCCCCCATCGATTCGGTACATCGCGCTAGAGCTTTGGGGTTATCTTTGGCTGAATTGCGGGAACAACAGCCGCAGATTTTCGCTATGTTAAAAACGGAATTTCGGGCAACTATTGTCGGTTTTGAAACCCTGCCAGGACAATTTAATGGCAATGGTTCCGGGCGAGGTTATATCTATCAATATATTCCTCCCCGACCCCCACAAATTCATCAGGCGGTTTATCAATGTGAGTCGTTAGAAGTGGTTTATTTTAGCGAACAATTAGACTTTTTACGAATTTTATTACAGGTCAAGAATACTCCCGTGGAAGCTTTGGCAGCTGCTTCTATCCGTCAGATGTATCAATTGCGTCAAGCCGATCGACAATGGTTAGTGAATGTGGGCAGACAGTTAAGTGTTTTACTTAAAGATGATTATGATCGCTTGCGTTATATTCTCAGTCAAATTCATATTAGTCCTTAG
- a CDS encoding NAD(P)H dehydrogenase subunit NdhS, with protein sequence MILPGSTVRVTNPDDTYYKFEGLAQRLSDGKVAVLFEGGNWDKLVTFNLSELEEVIIAPAKGKK encoded by the coding sequence ATGATTTTGCCAGGTAGTACCGTTCGAGTCACCAATCCCGATGATACCTACTATAAATTTGAAGGTTTAGCCCAGCGTTTAAGCGATGGGAAAGTGGCCGTTCTTTTTGAGGGGGGCAACTGGGATAAGTTAGTTACCTTTAATCTCTCGGAATTAGAAGAAGTAATTATTGCCCCCGCTAAAGGCAAAAAATAA
- a CDS encoding HNH endonuclease codes for MSKVLVLNASYEPLNITSWRRAIVLLLKGKAESLEHNGKVVCRDLPLPSVIRLRQYVRVPYKEIPLTRRNILERDHHTCQYCLYRGEQLTIDHVIPRSRGGGDTWENLVAACVRCNVHKGNRTPKEANMSLHAQPRRPYSSLHFELLKHTRENHNHEWRKYVIGI; via the coding sequence ATGAGCAAGGTTCTCGTGTTGAATGCCTCCTACGAACCGCTAAATATTACCAGTTGGCGGCGCGCGATCGTTTTATTGTTGAAAGGAAAAGCTGAATCCCTAGAACATAACGGAAAAGTGGTTTGTCGTGACTTACCGCTACCTTCTGTTATCCGTCTTAGGCAATACGTGCGTGTTCCCTACAAGGAAATTCCTTTAACCCGTCGTAATATTCTCGAACGAGATCATCACACCTGTCAATACTGTCTCTACCGAGGTGAACAATTAACCATCGATCATGTGATTCCCCGTTCTCGCGGAGGGGGTGATACCTGGGAGAATTTAGTGGCGGCTTGTGTGCGTTGTAATGTGCATAAGGGCAATCGTACACCAAAAGAGGCCAATATGTCCCTGCACGCCCAACCTCGTCGTCCCTACAGCAGTCTCCACTTTGAGCTATTAAAGCACACCAGGGAGAATCACAATCACGAATGGCGTAAATATGTCATCGGTATTTAG
- the hypD gene encoding hydrogenase formation protein HypD: MKYVDEFRDPVKAAGLIQQIEQLSIRISEKREKVTKIMEVCGGHTHSIFKYGIEAILPETIELIHGPGCPVCVMPRGRLDDAIFLAQQPNVILTTFGDTMRVPGSHLSLLQARAKGDDIRMVYSPRDALKIARENLDKEVIFLALGFETTVPSTALTVLEAQRDGITNFSLFSNHVVIIPALKALLDNPDLQLDGFVGPGHVSMVIGTEPYQVIAQEYHKPVVVSGFEPLDILQSIWMVLKQLDEQRCEIENQYDRVVQNQGNRVALSAIKQVFELRDQFEWRGLGEIAQGGLKLRDEYSNFDAEKKFTLPNQRVKDHKACQCGEILKGVLKPWECKVFGTACTPEHPIGTCMVSSEGACAAYYKYGRNQ; this comes from the coding sequence ATGAAATACGTTGATGAATTTCGTGATCCGGTTAAAGCGGCAGGATTAATTCAACAAATTGAACAATTATCGATAAGAATCTCTGAAAAGCGGGAAAAAGTTACTAAAATTATGGAGGTTTGTGGGGGTCATACCCACTCAATTTTTAAATACGGTATCGAGGCAATACTTCCCGAAACTATCGAATTAATTCATGGTCCCGGATGTCCCGTTTGTGTAATGCCGCGAGGTCGTTTAGATGATGCCATTTTTCTCGCACAACAACCGAACGTAATTCTGACAACTTTTGGCGATACTATGCGTGTCCCTGGTTCCCATTTGAGTCTGCTGCAAGCACGAGCAAAAGGTGATGATATTCGCATGGTTTATTCTCCTCGCGATGCCTTAAAAATTGCCAGAGAAAATCTCGATAAAGAAGTAATATTTCTAGCCTTAGGTTTTGAAACAACCGTTCCTAGCACAGCTTTAACTGTTTTAGAAGCCCAAAGAGATGGTATCACTAATTTTAGTTTATTTTCTAATCATGTGGTGATTATTCCCGCTCTGAAAGCTTTGTTAGATAACCCGGATCTACAGTTAGACGGTTTTGTTGGTCCTGGTCATGTTAGCATGGTAATTGGCACAGAACCCTATCAAGTTATTGCCCAAGAATATCATAAACCTGTGGTAGTTTCTGGGTTTGAACCTTTGGATATTCTGCAATCAATTTGGATGGTATTAAAACAATTAGATGAGCAGAGATGTGAGATCGAAAATCAGTACGATCGAGTGGTACAAAATCAAGGAAATAGAGTCGCTTTATCGGCAATCAAGCAAGTTTTTGAACTGCGGGATCAGTTTGAATGGCGAGGTTTAGGAGAAATTGCTCAAGGAGGGTTAAAACTGCGAGATGAGTACAGTAATTTTGATGCGGAGAAGAAATTTACTTTACCCAATCAGCGCGTTAAAGATCACAAAGCTTGTCAGTGTGGCGAAATTCTTAAAGGTGTTTTAAAACCCTGGGAATGTAAAGTATTTGGGACTGCTTGTACTCCAGAACATCCCATCGGTACTTGTATGGTTTCTAGTGAAGGTGCTTGTGCCGCTTATTATAAGTATGGTAGAAATCAGTAA
- a CDS encoding HypC/HybG/HupF family hydrogenase formation chaperone has protein sequence MCLGIPGQITAIIDENHHLALVDVGGVKREVNIACIVDEDHPANTCVGDWVLVHVGFAMNRIDEDEAQETLNLLTQLLELEEEFNHN, from the coding sequence ATGTGTTTAGGCATACCGGGACAAATTACGGCAATTATTGATGAAAACCATCATCTGGCTCTCGTCGATGTGGGGGGTGTAAAAAGAGAAGTAAATATCGCTTGTATTGTTGATGAAGACCATCCCGCTAATACTTGTGTAGGGGATTGGGTATTAGTTCATGTGGGTTTTGCCATGAATCGAATCGATGAAGATGAGGCGCAAGAAACCTTAAATTTATTAACACAATTATTGGAATTAGAGGAAGAATTTAATCATAATTAA
- a CDS encoding transketolase C-terminal domain-containing protein produces the protein MTAFPIDLSAYKPISLDPSNPTLTDHQRSTLKANIQLCRDAIIFFTATGAARGVGGHTGGPYDTVPEVVILDALFRSQPSQFVPIFFDEAGHRVGTQYLMSALEGSLPPEQLMHYREANSKLPGHPELGLTPGVKFSSGRLGHMWPYVNGVALANPGKTVFCLGSDGSQQEGNDAEAARLAVAQHINVKLIIDDNDVTIAGNPSKYLPGYDVAKTLAGHGLKVLVGDGEDIDSLYRNICEAINTPGPIAIINKRPMCPGIEGLEGSNHGHDVISVPLALKYLEAKGHSAAVEYLNSIKKPSNDYKFLGSGDKWGSNRNVFGEAVVSLLGKMSEEERKAKVLVVDSDLEGSCGLKIIHDKHPEVFIPSGIMERGNLSAAAGFGMEKGKQGIFATFAAFLEMCISEITMARLNYSNLLCHFSHSGIDDMADNTCHFGLNNFFADNGLDDGYETRLYFPADAAQMTACVEATFHQPGLRFIFSTRSKTPNILDTNVHNFFGDGYTFVPGKDEVIREGTAGYIISFGDGLYRALDAVERLKQEGIDVGLINKPTLNVVDEEIIAKVGNSPFVLVVEAFNRRTGLGSRYGSWLLERGLTPKYAYIGTHHEGCGGLWEQFPHQGIDPVGIISKVKSLIA, from the coding sequence ATGACAGCCTTTCCCATCGATTTGAGCGCCTATAAACCCATCAGTCTCGACCCCAGTAACCCCACCCTCACCGACCACCAAAGAAGCACCCTAAAAGCCAATATCCAACTCTGTCGCGATGCTATCATCTTTTTTACTGCCACGGGTGCGGCCCGGGGTGTGGGTGGACACACCGGCGGCCCCTACGATACCGTCCCGGAAGTGGTGATTCTCGATGCTCTTTTCCGCAGTCAACCTAGTCAATTTGTACCAATTTTCTTCGATGAAGCGGGACACCGCGTCGGTACTCAATATCTCATGTCTGCGTTAGAAGGTTCTTTACCCCCAGAACAATTAATGCACTACCGCGAGGCTAATTCTAAACTCCCCGGACACCCGGAATTAGGATTAACCCCAGGCGTAAAATTTAGTTCTGGCCGTTTAGGACATATGTGGCCCTACGTTAACGGTGTCGCTTTAGCTAACCCCGGAAAAACCGTTTTTTGTTTAGGTTCCGATGGTTCTCAACAGGAAGGCAATGACGCGGAAGCTGCCCGTTTAGCCGTGGCTCAACACATCAATGTTAAGCTGATTATTGATGATAATGATGTGACGATTGCTGGTAATCCTTCCAAATATTTACCCGGTTATGATGTGGCTAAAACTCTCGCCGGTCATGGACTAAAAGTGTTAGTGGGAGATGGGGAAGATATCGATAGTTTGTATCGCAATATCTGTGAAGCAATTAATACTCCCGGCCCGATTGCGATTATTAATAAACGTCCCATGTGTCCCGGTATTGAAGGTTTAGAAGGTTCTAACCACGGTCATGATGTGATTTCTGTACCCTTGGCTTTGAAATATTTAGAGGCAAAAGGACACAGTGCCGCCGTGGAATATCTCAACAGTATTAAGAAGCCTTCTAATGACTATAAATTCCTCGGTTCTGGGGATAAATGGGGTTCTAACCGCAACGTTTTCGGCGAAGCGGTGGTCAGTCTTTTAGGCAAAATGAGCGAAGAAGAACGCAAGGCTAAGGTATTAGTAGTAGATAGCGATTTAGAGGGTTCCTGCGGTCTGAAAATTATCCACGATAAACATCCCGAAGTGTTTATTCCTTCCGGTATTATGGAACGGGGCAATCTTTCGGCAGCTGCTGGTTTTGGGATGGAAAAAGGTAAACAGGGAATTTTCGCCACCTTTGCCGCTTTTCTAGAAATGTGTATTTCTGAAATCACCATGGCGCGTTTGAATTATTCTAATCTTTTATGTCATTTTTCCCATTCCGGTATCGATGATATGGCGGATAATACCTGTCACTTTGGTTTGAATAATTTCTTTGCTGATAATGGACTCGATGACGGTTACGAAACCCGTCTTTATTTCCCGGCCGATGCGGCACAAATGACCGCTTGTGTTGAGGCAACTTTCCATCAACCCGGTTTACGTTTTATCTTCTCGACTCGTTCTAAAACTCCCAATATTCTTGATACTAACGTTCATAATTTCTTTGGCGATGGTTATACCTTTGTCCCTGGAAAAGATGAAGTAATTCGGGAAGGCACTGCTGGTTATATCATCAGCTTTGGCGATGGTTTATACCGCGCTTTAGATGCAGTGGAACGTCTAAAACAAGAAGGTATTGACGTGGGTTTAATTAATAAACCGACTCTCAATGTAGTGGATGAAGAAATTATCGCTAAAGTTGGTAATTCTCCCTTTGTTTTAGTGGTAGAAGCATTTAACCGTCGTACGGGTTTAGGTAGCCGTTATGGTTCTTGGTTACTCGAACGCGGTTTAACTCCTAAATACGCCTATATCGGTACTCACCACGAAGGTTGTGGCGGTTTATGGGAACAGTTCCCCCACCAAGGTATTGACCCAGTTGGTATCATTAGTAAAGTTAAATCTTTAATCGCTTAG
- the clpB gene encoding ATP-dependent chaperone ClpB: MQPTNPQQFTEKAWEAIVKTPDIAKQNSQQQIESEHLMKALLEQEGLAGSVFSKANISLARLRDRTDDFIRRQPKISNPGDSIYLGRSLDSLLDRAENYRREFGDDFISIEHLILGYAKDDRFGKNIFQEFGLTENKLKEIIQQVRGSQKVTDQNPEGKYEALEKYGRDLTQLAREGKLDPVIGRDDEIRRTIQILSRRTKNNPVLIGEPGVGKTAIVEGLAQRIINRDVPESLLDRTLISLDLGGLIAGAKYRGEFEERLKAVLKEVTDSQGNIIMFIDEIHTVVGAGATQGAMDAGNLLKPMLARGELRCIGATTLDEYRKYIEKDAALERRFQEVLVDEPNVVDTISILRGLKERYEVHHGVKIADNALVAAALLSNRYISDRFLPDKAIDLVDEAAAKLKMEITSKPEELDEIDRKILQLEMERLSLQREYDPASRERLEKLEKELANLKEEQSGLNAQWQGEKEIIDKVRGVKEAIEQVNLEIQQAERDYDYNRAAELKFGKLTDLQRQMSALETQLADKQTTGKSLLREEVLESDIAEIISKWTGIPLNKLIESEKEKLLNLEEELHESVIGQEEAVTAVAEAIQRSRAGLSDPHRPTASFIFLGPTGVGKTELAKALARNLFDTEEALVRIDMSEYMEKHSVSRLMGAPPGYVGYDEGGQLTEAIRRRPYSVILFDEIEKAHPDVFNVMLQILDDGRLTDSQGHLVDFKNTIIIMTSNIGSQYILDVAGDESRYEEMQARVMEAMRNSFRPEFLNRIDETIIFHSLQKAQLRSIVKLQVANLSDRLMEQKLALKLADIALDYLAEIGHDPVYGARPLKRAVQRYVETPIAKAILRGEFKGGDTIFVDVADERLTFKRLASPVVTA; the protein is encoded by the coding sequence ATGCAGCCAACCAATCCACAACAATTTACAGAAAAAGCTTGGGAGGCAATCGTCAAAACGCCGGACATTGCCAAACAGAACAGCCAGCAACAAATCGAAAGCGAACATCTAATGAAAGCCCTTCTCGAACAGGAGGGATTAGCGGGCAGTGTCTTTAGTAAAGCTAATATTAGTCTAGCCCGTTTGCGGGATCGAACCGATGATTTTATCCGTCGTCAACCGAAAATCTCTAACCCCGGCGACTCGATTTATTTAGGTCGTAGTTTAGATAGTTTACTCGATCGAGCAGAAAATTATCGCCGAGAATTTGGAGATGACTTTATCTCGATCGAGCATTTGATTTTAGGTTACGCTAAAGATGATCGCTTCGGTAAAAATATTTTTCAAGAATTCGGACTTACCGAAAACAAACTCAAAGAAATTATTCAACAAGTCAGAGGTAGTCAAAAAGTGACCGATCAGAATCCAGAAGGCAAATACGAAGCCCTAGAAAAATACGGACGGGATCTCACCCAATTGGCACGGGAAGGTAAATTAGACCCCGTAATTGGACGGGATGACGAAATCCGTCGCACCATTCAGATTCTCTCGCGTCGGACTAAAAATAACCCGGTTTTAATCGGGGAACCGGGAGTAGGAAAAACAGCCATTGTCGAAGGATTAGCCCAGCGGATTATTAACCGTGATGTGCCAGAATCTCTGTTAGATCGGACTCTCATTTCTCTCGATTTAGGTGGCTTAATTGCGGGAGCAAAATATCGCGGAGAGTTTGAGGAAAGATTAAAAGCTGTCCTCAAAGAAGTCACCGATTCCCAAGGCAATATCATCATGTTTATTGATGAAATTCATACCGTTGTCGGTGCGGGAGCCACTCAAGGGGCAATGGATGCGGGCAATTTATTAAAACCAATGTTAGCCCGGGGTGAATTGCGTTGTATCGGAGCCACTACCCTCGATGAATACCGCAAATATATCGAAAAAGATGCGGCGTTAGAAAGACGTTTTCAAGAGGTTTTAGTAGATGAACCAAATGTGGTCGATACTATTTCGATTCTTCGCGGTCTCAAAGAACGTTATGAGGTGCATCATGGGGTGAAAATTGCCGATAATGCTTTAGTGGCAGCGGCACTGCTTTCTAATCGTTATATTAGCGATCGCTTTTTGCCCGATAAGGCCATTGATTTAGTTGATGAAGCGGCGGCCAAATTGAAGATGGAAATCACTTCCAAACCAGAAGAACTCGATGAAATTGATCGCAAAATTCTCCAGTTAGAAATGGAAAGACTTTCTCTACAAAGGGAATACGATCCAGCTTCGCGAGAACGGTTAGAAAAGTTAGAAAAAGAACTGGCTAACCTCAAGGAAGAACAATCGGGATTAAATGCTCAATGGCAAGGGGAAAAAGAGATTATCGATAAAGTTCGTGGGGTTAAAGAAGCGATCGAACAAGTTAATCTGGAAATTCAACAGGCCGAACGAGATTATGATTATAATCGTGCTGCGGAATTAAAGTTCGGAAAATTAACCGATCTGCAGCGGCAAATGTCCGCCCTAGAAACTCAATTGGCCGACAAACAAACCACCGGTAAAAGTTTATTAAGGGAAGAAGTTCTCGAATCGGATATCGCCGAAATTATCTCGAAATGGACGGGAATTCCTCTCAATAAATTGATCGAATCGGAAAAAGAAAAACTCCTCAATCTGGAAGAGGAATTACACGAAAGTGTCATCGGTCAAGAGGAAGCGGTCACAGCCGTGGCCGAAGCGATTCAACGTTCCCGCGCCGGTTTATCGGACCCCCACCGTCCCACGGCCAGCTTTATTTTTCTCGGTCCGACGGGTGTTGGTAAGACAGAATTGGCGAAAGCTTTAGCGCGCAATCTCTTTGACACCGAAGAAGCCCTAGTTCGCATCGATATGTCGGAATACATGGAAAAACACAGCGTTTCCCGTCTCATGGGCGCGCCTCCGGGATACGTCGGCTACGATGAAGGGGGACAACTAACCGAGGCAATCCGGCGTCGTCCCTACTCTGTCATCCTCTTTGATGAGATTGAAAAAGCCCATCCCGACGTTTTTAACGTTATGTTACAAATCCTTGACGATGGGCGCTTAACCGACTCTCAAGGTCATCTGGTTGATTTCAAAAATACCATCATTATTATGACCAGTAATATCGGTTCTCAATACATTTTAGACGTGGCTGGTGATGAGTCTCGTTACGAGGAAATGCAGGCGCGGGTGATGGAAGCAATGCGGAATAGTTTCCGTCCCGAATTCCTCAATCGTATCGATGAAACGATCATTTTCCATAGTTTACAAAAAGCGCAACTGCGATCGATTGTCAAACTACAGGTAGCCAATCTCAGTGATCGCTTGATGGAACAAAAATTAGCCCTGAAACTTGCCGATATTGCCCTCGATTATCTAGCAGAAATTGGTCACGATCCAGTGTACGGTGCGCGACCCTTAAAACGGGCAGTACAAAGATATGTGGAAACTCCGATCGCTAAGGCAATTCTGCGCGGCGAATTCAAAGGGGGAGACACGATTTTTGTCGATGTGGCCGATGAAAGATTGACCTTTAAACGGTTAGCTTCCCCGGTAGTAACTGCTTAA
- a CDS encoding Uma2 family endonuclease: MTVTLLAPPAEIIHLSGISWKTYETLLAEMSDRRLRLTYNRGNLEMMAPSTGHEFSKTLIGRFVETLAEESTVPIYPLGSTTFKRPQLSGAEPDECFYIDNIEAVRGKKRLDLNEDPAPDLVIEIDVTSSSQNRLQVYADLGVAEVWVYNGESLVIQQLQNGSYITSPTSQFFINIPISEIAIFLQQAGQTDYLELVKAFRNWVRSQLKK; this comes from the coding sequence ATGACTGTAACACTGCTCGCACCACCGGCTGAAATAATTCACCTGTCCGGGATTAGCTGGAAAACCTACGAAACGCTGCTCGCAGAAATGAGCGATCGCCGTCTGCGGCTGACCTACAATCGTGGCAATTTAGAAATGATGGCTCCTTCGACCGGACACGAATTTAGTAAAACCCTCATCGGTCGCTTTGTCGAAACCCTAGCGGAAGAATCAACAGTCCCGATTTATCCCCTCGGTTCTACCACCTTTAAACGCCCTCAATTAAGCGGTGCAGAACCGGATGAATGTTTTTACATTGATAATATTGAGGCGGTTCGGGGGAAAAAGCGACTGGACTTAAATGAAGACCCTGCACCGGATTTAGTCATAGAAATTGATGTCACCAGCAGTTCTCAAAATCGCCTTCAGGTTTATGCAGATCTAGGCGTGGCAGAGGTTTGGGTTTATAATGGGGAATCTCTGGTTATCCAACAATTACAAAATGGCAGTTATATCACCTCCCCAACCAGTCAATTTTTTATAAATATTCCTATTTCAGAGATTGCTATATTTTTACAACAAGCTGGCCAGACAGATTACCTAGAGTTAGTAAAAGCATTTCGGAATTGGGTAAGAAGTCAGCTGAAAAAATAA
- the lgt gene encoding prolipoprotein diacylglyceryl transferase — translation MLLGFVFQSPGPILWEIGPISVRWYGFLIAMAVLLGVTLSQYLAQKRAIDPDLIADLTIWLVLGAIPAARLYYVLFQWQEYAQNPADIIAIWKGGIAIHGAIIGGLLASLIFARINRVSLWQLLDLVAPSVILGQAIGRWGNFFNSEAFGSPTNLPWKLFIPPASRPLEYIAVDYFHPTFLYESLWNLAVFALLIYLFFWGLKHPSKLKIGTLTLVYFIAYSLGRFWIEGLRTDSLMFGPLKMAQIISLGAIAIGIFGLFWLYKLQRPLPDVVATVSYNQKLP, via the coding sequence ATGCTCTTAGGTTTTGTCTTTCAGTCCCCCGGCCCGATCCTCTGGGAGATCGGACCGATTTCGGTGCGCTGGTATGGATTCCTCATCGCTATGGCGGTATTATTGGGTGTCACCCTCTCCCAGTACCTCGCCCAAAAAAGAGCGATCGATCCGGATTTAATCGCTGATTTGACCATTTGGTTAGTACTGGGGGCCATACCTGCAGCCCGTCTGTACTATGTTCTCTTTCAGTGGCAAGAATACGCGCAAAATCCTGCTGATATTATCGCCATTTGGAAGGGAGGTATCGCTATTCACGGGGCAATTATCGGGGGTTTGCTGGCGTCCCTAATTTTTGCCCGCATTAATCGGGTTTCTCTTTGGCAATTACTCGATCTGGTGGCCCCTTCAGTTATTCTCGGTCAAGCGATCGGACGTTGGGGTAACTTTTTTAATTCGGAAGCTTTTGGCAGTCCGACTAATTTACCTTGGAAGTTGTTTATTCCTCCGGCTAGTCGTCCTTTAGAATACATCGCCGTCGATTATTTTCATCCCACCTTTCTCTACGAATCTCTCTGGAATCTGGCAGTTTTTGCCCTACTTATCTATCTATTTTTCTGGGGTTTAAAACACCCTAGTAAATTAAAAATTGGCACCCTTACCCTAGTCTATTTTATCGCCTACAGTCTAGGTAGATTCTGGATCGAGGGGCTACGCACCGATAGTTTAATGTTTGGGCCTCTAAAAATGGCGCAAATAATTAGTTTAGGAGCGATCGCTATCGGTATTTTCGGTTTATTCTGGTTATATAAACTGCAGCGTCCTTTACCGGATGTGGTGGCGACCGTCAGTTATAATCAAAAGTTACCCTAG
- a CDS encoding branched-chain amino acid ABC transporter permease, with amino-acid sequence MDLVTIFQQVLNGLSIGSVYAIFALGYTLIFSILGIINFAHGAIFTLGAYFTYALAGGVFGFNGLLANAKLPFSLPFFLALLLGCILSGFTSVLLERLAFKPLRVRGSDSLLTLVSSLGAAVVIVNVIQYLFGAEIYTFPDGIYGNLPPAINFGTADRPVAIRTIQIIIFLVSAVMVALLTYWVNFTKMGKALQAVAEDVTTASLLGINPEKFIVITFFISGALAGLAGTLVGSSVSIAGPYFGIAFGLKGLGVIVLGGLGSIPGAVIGGLLLGIAEAFVPAEYSGYREAIAFAILFIMLLVRPQGLLGRKLIQKV; translated from the coding sequence ATGGATCTAGTAACGATTTTTCAACAGGTTTTAAACGGTTTATCGATCGGTAGTGTCTATGCTATTTTTGCCCTCGGTTACACTTTGATTTTTTCCATTTTAGGGATTATCAATTTTGCCCATGGCGCAATTTTTACCCTCGGTGCCTATTTTACCTACGCTCTAGCGGGGGGAGTTTTCGGTTTTAATGGTTTATTGGCTAATGCCAAATTACCCTTTTCCTTACCCTTTTTTTTGGCACTCTTGCTAGGCTGTATCCTTTCAGGTTTCACCTCGGTTCTTCTGGAAAGATTGGCCTTTAAACCCCTCCGGGTACGGGGTTCCGATTCTCTCTTAACTCTGGTTTCTAGCCTAGGGGCAGCCGTGGTGATTGTCAATGTCATTCAATACTTATTCGGGGCAGAAATTTATACTTTTCCCGATGGTATTTATGGCAATCTTCCCCCCGCAATTAATTTCGGTACAGCTGATCGCCCCGTGGCAATTCGCACAATTCAGATTATTATTTTTCTGGTTTCAGCAGTTATGGTAGCTTTACTAACTTATTGGGTTAATTTCACCAAAATGGGCAAAGCTTTACAAGCGGTAGCTGAAGATGTCACCACGGCCAGTTTGTTGGGAATCAATCCCGAAAAATTTATTGTGATTACCTTTTTTATCAGTGGTGCCTTGGCAGGTTTAGCAGGAACTTTAGTCGGTTCTAGTGTTAGTATTGCTGGACCCTATTTCGGCATTGCTTTCGGATTAAAAGGTTTAGGAGTGATCGTTTTAGGGGGATTGGGAAGTATCCCCGGAGCGGTCATCGGTGGTTTATTATTGGGTATTGCAGAAGCTTTTGTTCCCGCAGAATATTCTGGTTATCGAGAGGCGATCGCTTTTGCTATTCTCTTTATTATGTTGTTAGTTCGTCCCCAGGGTTTACTAGGCAGAAAGTTAATTCAAAAAGTCTAA